In Papio anubis isolate 15944 chromosome 17, Panubis1.0, whole genome shotgun sequence, the following are encoded in one genomic region:
- the KRT222 gene encoding keratin-like protein KRT222 isoform X2: protein MDKDEEALKAAQAELKEARRQWHHLQVEIESLHAVERGLENSLHASEQHYQMQLQDLEAVIEGLEKELQEVRRGIEKQLQEHEMLLNTKMRLEQEIATYRRLLEKEEIRYYGCIQGEKKDKKPTTSKVGFVLPSAIINEISFTTKVPQKYENENVETVTKQAILNGNIVKESTEARGTIQTEKVDEVIKEWEGSFFKDNPRLRKKSVSLRFDLHLAATDEGCLQTKQDNLPDIEVRLIMRRSCSIPSIKPPSTAD, encoded by the exons atggacaaagatgaAGAGGCTTTGAAGGCAGCTCAAGCAGAACTCAAGGAGGCCCGACGCCAGTGGCACCACCTGCAAGTGGAAATTGAATCTCTCCATGCTGTG GAAAGGGGCCTTGAAAACTCCCTACATGCCAGCGAGCAGCATTACCAGATGCAGCTGCAAGACCTAGAGGCTGTGATTGAAGGACTAGAAAAAGAGCTACAGGAAGTAAGGCGCGGCATCGAAAAGCAGCTTCAAGAGCATGAAATGCTTCTCAACACGAAGATGAGGCTGGAACAAGAAATAGCAACTTATCGCCGCctcctagaaaaagaagaaatcag ATATTATGGTTGTATCCAAggtgagaaaaaagacaaaaagcctACCACAAGTaaagttggttttgttttacCATCAG CCATTATAAATGAAATATCTTTTACTACGAAAGTCCCACAAAAGTATGAGAATGAAAACGTAGAAACAGTGACCAAACAGGCCATCTTAAATGGGAATATCGTTAAGGAGAGCACTGAAGCTCGTGGCACTATCCA gACAGAGAAAGTGGATGAAGTTATTAAAGAATGGGAAGGTTCTTTCTTTAAAGATAACCCTCGATTGAGGaaaaaatctgtttctcttcGATTTGATCTTCATTTAGCAGCCACTGATGAAGGGTGTTTACAGACTAAGCAGGATAATCTACCAGATATAGAAGTCAGGCTTATCATGAGAAGATCATGCAGTATTCCCTCTATCAAACCTCCATCAACAGCTGATTAA